One Sulfolobus sp. S-194 DNA segment encodes these proteins:
- a CDS encoding DUF4322 domain-containing protein, which produces MTAALTKDSVENKAKEFSISPQTVRNYVKEQPQVIEQILNTISIKQLRERKK; this is translated from the coding sequence ATAACAGCAGCACTAACAAAAGATTCCGTAGAAAACAAGGCAAAAGAATTTAGCATATCACCACAAACAGTAAGAAACTACGTGAAAGAACAACCACAAGTAATAGAACAAATACTAAACACAATCTCCATCAAGCAACTACGTGAAAGAAAAAAGTAA
- a CDS encoding VapB-type antitoxin, with translation MVNIVITIKVNEEIAKLIEKMIELGIARSKNEAVNLLIEYGRAEIEKKIREQEEVIRLADEWLKSGFPYKRLNTSDLREERYE, from the coding sequence ATGGTAAATATAGTCATTACCATTAAGGTGAATGAGGAAATTGCCAAATTAATTGAGAAGATGATTGAGTTGGGAATTGCTAGGTCGAAAAATGAGGCTGTGAATTTATTAATAGAATATGGAAGAGCAGAAATAGAGAAAAAAATACGTGAACAGGAAGAGGTTATAAGGTTAGCTGATGAATGGCTTAAGAGTGGTTTTCCTTATAAACGACTGAATACTTCTGATTTAAGGGAAGAAAGATATGAGTGA
- a CDS encoding PIN domain-containing protein, giving the protein MSDSHYVDTNVILSIVEEDSNYEKAIRIRNIRNLVTGEITVLELNSFYSRKLKDEIKAKAATLYSLKFSNVRVTEVDWNKLFRKSEELSLRLQLKTLDILQITSATLIGVSHFLTFDKDILSKKELVKRYTGMEVNDLST; this is encoded by the coding sequence ATGAGTGATTCTCACTATGTTGATACTAATGTTATATTGTCTATAGTGGAGGAAGATTCTAATTATGAAAAAGCAATAAGAATTAGGAATATTAGAAATTTAGTTACGGGGGAAATTACAGTTTTAGAACTTAACTCTTTCTACTCTAGGAAACTTAAAGATGAAATTAAGGCTAAAGCTGCAACCCTTTACTCGTTAAAGTTCTCTAACGTAAGAGTGACTGAAGTTGATTGGAACAAGCTGTTTAGGAAAAGTGAAGAACTTTCTTTAAGGCTACAGTTAAAGACCTTAGATATATTACAGATAACATCCGCTACACTGATTGGAGTCTCACACTTTTTAACTTTCGATAAGGACATACTAAGTAAAAAGGAACTGGTGAAAAGATATACGGGGATGGAAGTTAATGATTTAAGTACATAG
- the cas10 gene encoding type III-B CRISPR-associated protein Cas10/Cmr2, translated as MSEIFKIKILALLHDPPWKPWGITRSIEGSGRALDDSFLKEFNVTYYERASDVHEKDGLTFAKLLGITDEEIDKYIEIVHKADRFSASLERYAISFQNTGTYKQTWKYNVFNPKHRIKLVDNIKKKCIQDYVRWIKDNLSNLNWRDKYNSLYALIEVSWYHFCPNNYPLADTRIGTYSVFDHLYATSSMVNWFLNRDLTGYIVKIDLPAIQQIISKARKAWDFWGGSYLLSWLTYETIDPLIHSYGVDIVLSPFMGLNPFFVTRLKNIPREINGKETYWEFNDLMFNPTQPIMPATVLLALPKAVNHNEDEVKKYIKELYVKAWEKIVSAVSDNFSDKSILKSLENPITPIRIRVVDVNKALRSKNFNSAFSKFMYLIKLINEADVMVKVTYGITASDFVNKYTTEKYENKELYRICTSCGVLPSVIDNDEDLEEGERLCQYCYIKRKLHKYMERKYNMQLIPSTIDIANVYNWRNVLEKKEEVSETDEYPKLLRLPDPLKAHDTPIARLFFYIYTTKKRLMLDCIEGTSEIDCKNLGLPKKEEIYYAIVKGDGDYIGKKLWKGIVRGENFKDYINTISNVTVDEKRIKEMEEEIRTIFNVNLEKDEVQIPMTPDYLITLSRGLMVVSLLDALKVSKDGFLIYSGGDDVAFLSPISNLSVLNLIEETRLNYWGASRISDLSISSSEGALGFVKIGDMIFDAPIAYGRSYGVYITHYKDPFFYSWEIASRLEELKDEVKGKDVTIILRGRGELDFKNIAIIRNSELDQIEGLYEKIKRKKELSNSFIKDVLGDEIIKKCVESDCGNLLKSVVDYYITRNKLKKDLNYTPPYNLNIIKAVEYLDDNYMG; from the coding sequence TTGAGTGAAATCTTTAAGATTAAAATCCTAGCCCTATTGCATGATCCTCCATGGAAACCATGGGGTATAACTAGGAGTATAGAAGGTAGTGGTAGGGCGTTAGATGATTCTTTCCTAAAAGAGTTCAACGTAACTTATTACGAAAGGGCTTCAGACGTTCATGAAAAAGATGGACTTACTTTTGCAAAGCTTCTGGGTATAACTGATGAAGAAATAGACAAGTATATAGAAATTGTGCATAAGGCTGATAGGTTCTCGGCATCTTTAGAGAGGTATGCGATATCTTTTCAGAATACTGGGACATATAAACAGACGTGGAAATATAATGTGTTTAATCCTAAACATAGGATAAAGCTAGTTGATAATATTAAAAAGAAATGTATACAAGATTATGTTAGATGGATTAAAGATAATTTAAGTAATTTAAATTGGAGAGATAAATATAATTCACTTTATGCATTAATAGAAGTGTCTTGGTATCACTTTTGTCCTAATAACTATCCCTTAGCTGATACAAGAATCGGGACTTACTCTGTTTTTGATCATTTATATGCAACATCATCAATGGTCAACTGGTTCTTAAATAGGGACTTGACTGGTTACATAGTTAAAATCGATTTACCTGCAATTCAGCAGATAATATCTAAGGCTAGGAAAGCTTGGGACTTTTGGGGAGGGAGTTATCTACTCTCTTGGCTGACATATGAGACTATTGATCCCTTAATACATAGTTACGGTGTAGATATTGTACTCTCTCCTTTCATGGGATTGAACCCATTCTTTGTAACCAGACTAAAGAATATACCTAGGGAAATAAACGGCAAAGAAACTTATTGGGAATTCAACGATTTGATGTTCAACCCTACACAGCCCATAATGCCGGCTACAGTGCTTTTGGCATTACCTAAGGCGGTTAATCACAATGAAGATGAGGTTAAAAAATACATTAAGGAGTTATATGTAAAGGCGTGGGAAAAGATAGTAAGTGCAGTAAGCGATAATTTCTCAGATAAGTCTATATTGAAGTCTTTAGAGAATCCTATCACGCCTATAAGAATTAGAGTAGTTGATGTAAATAAAGCTCTGAGAAGTAAGAACTTTAATTCTGCTTTCTCTAAATTCATGTATTTAATTAAGCTTATTAACGAGGCTGATGTTATGGTAAAGGTAACTTATGGTATTACTGCTTCAGACTTCGTTAATAAATACACAACGGAAAAATACGAAAATAAGGAACTTTATAGGATATGTACTTCATGTGGAGTATTACCATCAGTTATAGATAATGATGAAGACCTAGAGGAAGGGGAAAGGTTATGCCAATATTGTTATATAAAGAGAAAACTACACAAGTACATGGAGAGAAAATATAATATGCAGCTCATACCCTCAACTATCGATATTGCTAATGTATATAATTGGAGAAATGTATTAGAGAAAAAAGAGGAAGTATCGGAGACAGACGAATATCCTAAACTCTTAAGATTACCCGATCCTCTAAAAGCGCATGACACACCTATAGCAAGACTTTTCTTTTATATTTACACTACTAAAAAGCGATTAATGCTGGACTGCATTGAGGGGACTTCTGAGATAGACTGCAAAAATCTAGGACTTCCTAAAAAAGAGGAAATATATTACGCAATAGTAAAAGGTGATGGAGATTATATAGGTAAAAAATTATGGAAGGGAATAGTTAGGGGCGAAAACTTTAAGGACTACATAAATACAATATCCAATGTAACCGTAGACGAAAAAAGGATTAAGGAGATGGAAGAGGAAATAAGGACTATATTTAACGTTAATTTAGAGAAAGATGAAGTTCAAATACCTATGACCCCAGATTATTTAATAACCTTGTCCAGAGGCTTAATGGTTGTATCGCTTTTGGATGCATTGAAAGTCTCTAAGGACGGGTTCTTAATTTATTCAGGAGGCGATGATGTGGCTTTCCTTTCTCCAATCAGTAACTTATCCGTATTAAATCTAATAGAAGAAACAAGGTTAAACTATTGGGGTGCGAGTAGAATAAGCGATTTGAGTATCTCTTCCAGTGAAGGAGCATTAGGTTTTGTAAAAATCGGGGATATGATATTTGATGCACCGATAGCTTATGGTAGGAGTTATGGGGTATATATTACACACTATAAGGACCCATTCTTTTACTCATGGGAAATAGCTTCTAGGCTTGAGGAACTTAAGGATGAAGTTAAAGGGAAAGACGTAACTATAATCTTAAGAGGTAGGGGTGAATTAGATTTTAAAAATATTGCAATTATACGAAACAGTGAATTAGATCAAATTGAGGGATTGTATGAAAAGATAAAGAGGAAAAAGGAATTAAGTAATTCATTCATTAAAGATGTATTGGGAGATGAAATAATAAAGAAGTGTGTTGAAAGCGATTGTGGTAATTTATTAAAGAGTGTAGTTGATTACTATATTACAAGAAATAAATTAAAGAAAGATTTAAACTATACCCCACCATATAACCTTAATATAATAAAGGCAGTGGAGTATTTAGATGATAATTATATGGGGTGA
- the cmr6 gene encoding type III-B CRISPR module RAMP protein Cmr6 translates to MNFGLSCIKEFVYGILTGENKETVRRRILERAEKQEFNLKLISDLTNEIKKALISLNYRVIDVTGRVNYKALSGLSEGLFHLIFEVGLNYDEILDIPYIPGSTIKGILRSNLYALTKDDGEEIFGGKNNEGYIIVGDAYPIGEKGRVLIGDIINPHYYRGGNPIKTEYEVSPVPIVHLAIRENVRFRFIIGVDKRAKIDSVKEKLNVKDAVELISLLLLYSMKIGLGARSTKGYNFFELEGFEVI, encoded by the coding sequence ATGAACTTCGGGTTAAGTTGTATCAAAGAGTTTGTTTACGGGATTTTAACGGGAGAAAATAAGGAAACAGTGAGGAGAAGGATATTAGAAAGAGCTGAAAAGCAAGAGTTTAACTTAAAGTTAATAAGTGATCTAACCAACGAGATTAAAAAGGCTTTAATCAGTTTAAATTATCGGGTAATAGATGTAACTGGTAGAGTTAATTATAAGGCTTTAAGTGGTCTCTCTGAGGGGCTATTTCATCTAATCTTTGAGGTGGGATTAAATTATGACGAAATTCTAGACATCCCTTACATTCCTGGGTCTACAATTAAGGGTATCCTTAGGAGTAACCTTTATGCACTAACAAAAGATGACGGTGAGGAGATTTTTGGAGGGAAGAATAATGAGGGTTATATAATAGTTGGTGATGCTTATCCTATCGGTGAAAAGGGTAGGGTGTTAATTGGAGATATTATAAATCCCCATTATTATAGAGGAGGAAATCCAATTAAGACTGAATATGAAGTTAGCCCAGTACCTATAGTCCATTTAGCCATTAGAGAAAACGTTAGGTTCAGGTTTATAATTGGAGTAGATAAAAGGGCAAAGATTGATAGTGTAAAGGAAAAGCTAAATGTAAAGGATGCAGTAGAGCTTATATCACTCTTACTACTTTACTCCATGAAAATTGGATTAGGTGCAAGGTCGACTAAGGGATATAACTTTTTTGAACTGGAAGGGTTTGAGGTGATCTGA
- the cmr4 gene encoding type III-B CRISPR module RAMP protein Cmr4, whose amino-acid sequence MKGIPLIVYAITSLHVGMGRSSGVVDLPIQRDPEGFPIIFSSSFKGALKQFCGQKFNAFNKNGRIDCNKASVCCCLLGGEEESNADVTSIISLSDLYPLLMPIPSLDMGYVYLTSKYLINTIKDLFNAVDYKDGISFLTSLESAERKNKVIVGIDLEVPLVNISQSNMASVLTNLGSIAGKLKEGVAVEDDDGKAVLEMERGIIKYTRNKINYETGTVAEHSLWTEEYIPHGTIFAGIIFFNVPRRNKYCGSDVCNEDCAKEKIKEFLSDEFYMNVGGKESIGKGIIRVKLLF is encoded by the coding sequence ATGAAAGGAATTCCACTAATAGTGTACGCGATCACGTCCCTTCATGTAGGTATGGGCCGATCGAGTGGAGTTGTTGATTTACCTATCCAAAGGGATCCAGAAGGATTTCCAATAATATTTTCTTCCTCATTTAAAGGAGCTTTAAAGCAGTTTTGTGGACAAAAATTTAATGCATTTAATAAAAATGGGAGGATAGACTGTAATAAGGCGAGTGTATGTTGTTGTCTTTTAGGAGGGGAGGAAGAGTCTAATGCTGACGTCACATCGATTATTAGTCTAAGCGATCTTTATCCTTTACTGATGCCAATTCCTAGCTTAGATATGGGTTATGTTTATCTTACATCTAAATATTTGATAAATACAATAAAGGACTTGTTTAATGCTGTGGACTATAAGGATGGGATTAGCTTCTTAACTTCTCTCGAATCTGCGGAGAGAAAGAATAAGGTTATTGTGGGTATCGACTTAGAAGTACCCTTAGTTAATATTTCACAGTCTAATATGGCTTCTGTACTAACAAACCTCGGTTCAATCGCTGGAAAACTAAAGGAGGGAGTGGCTGTTGAAGATGATGATGGCAAAGCCGTTTTGGAAATGGAGAGAGGTATAATTAAGTATACGAGGAATAAGATAAACTATGAGACCGGTACTGTGGCTGAACACTCCCTATGGACTGAGGAATATATCCCGCATGGTACCATATTTGCAGGAATTATTTTCTTTAATGTGCCCAGGAGGAATAAGTATTGTGGGAGTGATGTGTGTAACGAGGATTGTGCTAAGGAAAAGATCAAGGAATTCCTTTCTGATGAGTTTTATATGAATGTTGGAGGAAAGGAGAGTATAGGAAAAGGTATTATAAGGGTAAAATTACTTTTCTGA
- the cas2 gene encoding CRISPR-associated endonuclease Cas2 → MYVVVAYDISDEKVRGKVRRLLRRYGLSFISRSVYGGRLSWNRSLFLSDKIARILGERDSVAFIPVQNADFSRTIIVGKNKVQRHTFQVYFAGEDF, encoded by the coding sequence ATGTATGTAGTGGTGGCTTATGACATTTCGGATGAAAAGGTCAGAGGTAAGGTTAGGAGGCTCTTACGCCGTTACGGTTTATCATTTATTTCTAGATCAGTTTATGGAGGAAGACTTTCTTGGAATAGATCCCTCTTCTTATCGGACAAGATTGCTAGAATTCTTGGAGAAAGGGATTCAGTGGCTTTCATCCCAGTCCAAAACGCTGATTTCTCAAGAACTATTATCGTCGGCAAAAATAAGGTACAGAGACACACCTTTCAAGTCTATTTTGCCGGCGAGGATTTTTGA
- a CDS encoding ISNCY family transposase, whose product MSNDTYYQALNDAIHAALAPLENIRKDTAVRLLLGGIIGKGAYEISQEINMDYMTLLKNLDKIANANLVKAVKNIVKDHPVLLIIDDTHDHKEYARAIPVSRNGAQVFYCREHKRYEPAIQLLLITVKDLRTNEAYVVTIIPYIPQKVVEVLRERGEEVEFKTKIQEYLEILPGLEKEFNIVGKVFDSWYVNSKTLLDDTVGELKSNARVVEGGRSVPVGEFPQGEYLVEYLGTPIKLLVIDDYKGYGRRYFFSTNVNDSPEDILTTWENRWDIEVLIRELKALGLEKGSFLTWLRNTGFIILKTFSLLVVLVFKYSLGLNLGAKRLSRLIKRIYQGGGGIKKLFKRKRNP is encoded by the coding sequence ATCAGCAACGATACGTATTACCAAGCTTTAAACGATGCAATACATGCTGCACTAGCCCCACTAGAAAACATAAGAAAAGATACTGCAGTAAGACTACTACTAGGAGGAATAATAGGCAAGGGAGCATACGAAATATCACAAGAGATAAACATGGACTACATGACACTACTCAAAAACCTAGACAAGATAGCAAACGCAAACCTAGTAAAAGCAGTAAAAAACATAGTAAAAGACCACCCGGTACTACTAATAATAGACGACACACACGACCACAAAGAATACGCGAGAGCGATACCGGTATCAAGAAACGGAGCACAAGTCTTTTACTGCAGAGAACACAAGAGATACGAGCCGGCAATACAACTTTTACTAATAACAGTAAAAGACTTGAGGACAAACGAGGCCTACGTAGTAACAATAATACCGTATATACCACAAAAGGTTGTTGAGGTGTTAAGGGAGAGGGGAGAGGAAGTTGAGTTCAAGACCAAAATACAAGAATACTTGGAAATATTACCGGGACTTGAAAAGGAGTTCAACATTGTGGGCAAGGTCTTCGACTCTTGGTATGTTAATTCTAAGACTCTTCTTGATGATACCGTCGGGGAACTCAAGTCCAACGCGCGGGTCGTCGAGGGTGGCAGATCCGTACCCGTTGGCGAGTTCCCCCAAGGGGAGTACTTAGTAGAATACTTGGGTACTCCCATAAAGTTACTTGTTATAGATGATTATAAGGGTTACGGGAGGAGGTATTTCTTCTCAACGAACGTCAACGATTCTCCCGAGGACATCTTAACCACTTGGGAGAACCGTTGGGACATCGAGGTGTTAATCAGGGAGTTGAAGGCTCTAGGTTTGGAGAAGGGTTCCTTTCTCACCTGGTTGAGGAACACCGGCTTCATTATCTTAAAGACCTTTTCTTTGCTTGTAGTCTTGGTCTTCAAGTATTCCTTAGGTTTAAATCTAGGAGCTAAAAGGCTCTCTAGGTTGATAAAAAGAATTTATCAAGGAGGCGGAGGAATCAAAAAATTATTTAAACGGAAGAGAAATCCGTAA
- a CDS encoding DUF4322 domain-containing protein, which produces MITPSSPNQVKNKLSSILNFKGRKAEQAKQVIISAAITRDSIENKAKKFSISPQTARNYIEQTTIDKMTEKIKKLSIKKLKKRIKNHRPIKISIDWTSIEYYGKPVEGIGGSKQGYAWNYATATTQINGKTLVLALTRITKGMSKADIVKTLIEQVLALGVKISLVTLDAGFYSVDVLKYLSQFKFVVAVPVGDVKVHHDFDGIYRTRSKGKDRVAFRLIVHHRVRDGKREYFAKGTNLDLPKYKVVRLYNEVRTPIETSYRMVKSFLIFTSSRSWVFRLFVFVLAILIYMLFMFVKGKMSREDFRLFLILLFLFDNINYFYEYSFNALKSLFNTLDLFSRG; this is translated from the coding sequence GTGATAACACCGAGCTCTCCCAACCAAGTCAAAAATAAATTATCTTCCATCTTGAACTTCAAAGGAAGAAAAGCAGAACAAGCAAAACAAGTAATAATCTCAGCAGCAATAACAAGAGACTCAATAGAAAACAAGGCAAAAAAGTTTAGCATATCACCACAAACAGCAAGAAACTACATAGAACAAACAACAATAGACAAGATGACAGAGAAAATAAAAAAACTCTCAATAAAGAAACTAAAAAAACGAATTAAAAACCACAGACCAATAAAAATTTCAATAGACTGGACATCAATAGAATACTACGGGAAACCAGTAGAAGGAATAGGAGGATCAAAACAAGGCTACGCATGGAACTACGCAACTGCAACAACACAAATCAACGGAAAAACCCTAGTACTAGCCCTAACACGCATAACCAAAGGAATGAGTAAAGCAGATATTGTCAAGACCTTGATTGAGCAAGTCTTGGCCTTGGGCGTTAAAATATCGTTAGTAACGCTTGATGCAGGTTTTTACTCAGTTGACGTGTTAAAGTACTTGTCTCAATTTAAGTTTGTGGTTGCTGTACCCGTGGGTGACGTTAAGGTTCACCACGATTTTGATGGTATATATAGGACGAGGAGTAAGGGGAAGGATAGGGTTGCTTTTAGGTTGATTGTTCATCATAGGGTAAGGGATGGCAAGAGGGAGTATTTTGCTAAGGGGACTAATCTTGATTTGCCCAAATACAAGGTTGTTAGGTTGTATAATGAGGTTAGGACTCCTATTGAGACTTCTTATAGGATGGTTAAATCTTTCTTGATTTTCACGTCTTCTAGGAGTTGGGTTTTTCGCTTGTTCGTCTTCGTTCTGGCTATACTTATTTACATGTTGTTCATGTTTGTTAAGGGGAAGATGTCTAGGGAAGACTTTCGTTTATTCTTAATTCTGTTATTTTTATTTGATAATATTAATTATTTTTACGAATATTCATTTAATGCTCTAAAATCACTTTTTAATACATTAGACTTATTTTCAAGGGGGTGA
- the cmr5 gene encoding type III-B CRISPR module-associated protein Cmr5, which produces MDYIDYVIEYGKKLESKKLQCKNIDAFVRRAEDFPSLVAQEGLVPAMTFYYAKAEGKVNNLESAECDEVENEGKGYSVYLMFLTDVLNKFGNIKCNNSLECIKEVRKNELIITRKILPILIEMKKVAKMID; this is translated from the coding sequence ATGGACTATATAGATTATGTAATTGAATATGGTAAAAAACTGGAAAGTAAGAAGTTACAATGTAAAAACATAGATGCCTTTGTAAGGAGAGCTGAAGATTTTCCTTCTTTAGTTGCACAAGAGGGTCTGGTTCCAGCAATGACTTTCTATTATGCAAAGGCTGAGGGAAAGGTAAACAATTTAGAATCGGCGGAATGTGATGAAGTTGAAAATGAGGGTAAGGGATATTCAGTTTATCTAATGTTTTTAACGGACGTTCTGAATAAGTTCGGTAATATAAAGTGTAATAACTCACTAGAGTGCATAAAGGAGGTTAGGAAAAATGAGCTTATAATAACTAGGAAAATATTACCAATATTAATCGAGATGAAAAAGGTAGCAAAAATGATCGACTAA
- a CDS encoding serine/threonine-protein kinase, producing MNEAWKTAFSTSLLLLFYFIYLVNFGGLQLTYVSLTNLTASGWLALFSLSLALVALYLPKKTNSFLAMLIPLFGSGVIDFYLSLSVPIGFFLLLYAVVPFIATGVSELVGVGVFVSFIYALASANHPEFWIPFLLLLPLAVVYWSAKGELMRQKDIDLVDFSALTALLLVPFPLVALNTGSLIGILMYFSAMVILSVGIVMKFRMKDSAWPFITSGLITYFAPILLYFQLKDSVNYGSSFLNAYYLFFYGSLALIFYLPFLFKEEDSIVVVLATPILLGITAGFLVYSKTTAYFAAIDPWLVVAIALPKSPAIEDFFTSWGYIPQYSVRSHHSPPQQVQVQQPSLQVRFILRGLPPMARAVIEVGNTTCHGDSLIDCNDYGNWRAFPVKVGQNVYYPNPGSGYANPRDIITINYVLATQSQQAQPSTQSSQTSIYVPSRALGKVSITSLDPNALLNRRLGVYKVKSIIGSGGFGYVYLGEMGGDYYAIKVLKVDKGDPMAYFRELFHEANNLVDLSNHPNIVKVYAVNVDLNVIKRALSRDFMPYYADPPRIVMEYMEGGSLNEYLNDDRFFYSLNWEASVKKAVRQVAEALAHIHGRGYVHSDVKPQNIFLAKKPKDPSELLTVDFKLGDLGSATRSGKDVSQVTIEYYPPEVFTSKASPSMDIFALGMTLYVLLTRRIDRPDLQVINEAFDCYINNDMNCVSNKVKEARRLLVSWDPQVSEPYKSLIKAIVDPDPMKRPTALEVADKLR from the coding sequence ATGAATGAGGCGTGGAAAACAGCATTTTCAACGTCATTACTACTCCTCTTTTACTTCATCTACCTAGTGAACTTCGGGGGACTCCAGCTGACCTACGTAAGTCTGACGAACCTCACAGCATCGGGCTGGCTGGCCCTATTCTCCCTATCCCTAGCTCTCGTTGCACTTTATCTCCCGAAGAAGACGAATTCCTTCTTGGCAATGCTAATCCCTCTTTTCGGCTCTGGTGTCATCGATTTTTACTTATCGTTAAGCGTTCCAATCGGGTTCTTCCTTTTGCTCTACGCTGTAGTCCCCTTCATAGCAACAGGGGTTAGTGAGTTAGTAGGTGTCGGAGTATTCGTATCCTTTATCTACGCCCTTGCGTCAGCTAACCACCCAGAGTTCTGGATACCATTCCTCCTCTTATTACCTCTTGCAGTAGTGTACTGGTCGGCAAAGGGTGAACTAATGCGTCAAAAAGACATAGACCTGGTTGACTTTTCGGCCCTCACTGCCCTCCTCTTGGTTCCGTTCCCCCTTGTTGCCTTGAACACAGGTTCATTAATCGGTATTTTGATGTATTTTTCGGCTATGGTCATATTATCTGTAGGGATAGTGATGAAATTTAGGATGAAGGACTCGGCTTGGCCATTTATAACTTCCGGGCTCATAACCTATTTCGCCCCTATACTCCTTTACTTCCAGCTCAAGGACTCCGTAAATTATGGATCCTCTTTCCTTAATGCGTACTACCTTTTCTTTTACGGCTCCCTCGCGCTGATCTTCTATCTCCCATTCCTTTTCAAGGAAGAAGATTCAATAGTTGTAGTCTTAGCTACCCCGATACTTTTAGGCATAACCGCAGGCTTTCTGGTTTATTCAAAAACGACTGCCTACTTTGCAGCTATCGACCCTTGGCTCGTAGTTGCAATAGCACTCCCCAAGAGCCCGGCTATTGAAGATTTCTTCACTTCTTGGGGATATATCCCGCAGTACTCAGTCCGATCGCATCACTCCCCTCCCCAGCAAGTACAAGTTCAACAACCCTCTTTACAAGTCAGGTTCATACTCAGGGGATTACCGCCGATGGCTAGAGCAGTAATAGAAGTGGGTAACACCACGTGCCACGGAGACTCATTAATAGACTGCAACGACTACGGGAATTGGAGGGCCTTCCCGGTAAAAGTCGGACAGAACGTTTACTATCCCAACCCAGGCTCGGGGTACGCTAACCCACGGGACATAATAACGATAAACTACGTCTTAGCTACTCAATCACAGCAGGCCCAACCATCTACTCAGTCCTCTCAGACCTCCATTTATGTCCCCTCAAGAGCCTTGGGCAAAGTCAGCATTACCAGCTTGGATCCGAACGCTCTTCTCAATAGGAGGCTGGGGGTGTATAAAGTTAAGTCCATAATAGGTAGCGGAGGATTTGGTTATGTTTACTTAGGAGAGATGGGAGGTGACTACTATGCAATAAAAGTACTTAAAGTAGACAAGGGTGACCCTATGGCATACTTCCGAGAGCTCTTTCATGAGGCTAATAACCTTGTAGACTTATCTAACCACCCGAATATAGTTAAGGTCTATGCAGTTAACGTTGATTTGAACGTAATAAAAAGGGCATTAAGTAGGGATTTCATGCCTTACTACGCTGATCCTCCCAGGATAGTCATGGAGTATATGGAGGGTGGGAGTCTTAACGAGTATTTAAACGATGACAGGTTCTTCTACTCCTTGAACTGGGAAGCAAGTGTCAAGAAGGCAGTGAGGCAAGTGGCAGAAGCACTAGCCCACATCCACGGTAGGGGATACGTGCATTCGGACGTAAAACCCCAGAATATATTCTTGGCTAAGAAACCGAAGGATCCGTCAGAGTTGCTTACCGTTGACTTCAAGCTAGGGGACCTAGGTAGTGCAACTAGGTCTGGGAAGGACGTAAGCCAAGTGACTATAGAGTATTATCCCCCAGAGGTCTTCACAAGTAAAGCATCTCCCTCAATGGATATCTTTGCATTAGGCATGACATTGTACGTATTGTTAACCAGGAGGATTGATAGGCCTGATTTGCAGGTGATTAATGAAGCCTTTGATTGTTATATAAATAACGACATGAACTGTGTGAGTAACAAAGTTAAGGAAGCAAGACGTTTACTTGTCTCTTGGGATCCACAAGTCTCAGAGCCCTATAAGAGCCTTATAAAGGCAATAGTCGACCCGGATCCTATGAAGAGGCCGACAGCACTGGAGGTCGCTGACAAGCTGAGATAA